In the Burkholderia cenocepacia genome, one interval contains:
- a CDS encoding GlcG/HbpS family heme-binding protein translates to MQTKPELELADAERMLAAARAEAEHHGWAVSIAVVDDGGHLLAFARLNGASPASSTIAQDKARAAALGRRETKAYEDMINGGRTAFLSAPLSGLLEGGVPVTVGGRIAGAIGVSGVKSEQDAQIARAGTQSVAE, encoded by the coding sequence ATGCAAACGAAACCCGAACTCGAACTGGCCGATGCCGAGCGCATGCTCGCCGCCGCCCGCGCGGAAGCGGAACACCACGGCTGGGCCGTGTCGATCGCCGTCGTCGACGATGGCGGCCACCTGCTCGCCTTCGCGCGGCTGAACGGCGCCTCGCCGGCCAGCAGCACCATTGCGCAGGACAAGGCGCGCGCGGCGGCGCTCGGCCGTCGCGAGACGAAGGCGTATGAAGATATGATCAACGGTGGCCGCACCGCGTTTCTGAGCGCGCCGCTGTCCGGGTTGCTCGAAGGCGGCGTGCCGGTCACGGTCGGCGGCCGGATCGCAGGCGCGATCGGTGTGTCTGGCGTAAAGTCCGAACAGGACGCGCAGATCGCCCGCGCCGGTACACAGAGCGTCGCGGAATAA
- a CDS encoding carbohydrate ABC transporter permease: MFPIPVAHWKPISRRLYKLSLPVALVIWLLPMIAVFVTSVRSTEELVEGHYWGWPRHFSMIENYRDALTTSPMLHYFWNSVQITVPSVIGSIALAAMAGFALATYRFRGNTVLFGTFVAGNFVPVQVLMIPVRDLSLRLGVFNTVEALILFHVAFQTGFCTLFLRNFIKQLPFELIEAARIEGAGEWTVFWRIVLPLIRPALAALAILVFTFVWNDYFWALCLTQGDEAAPITAGVAALKGQWTTSWNLVSAGSILAALPSVAMFFAMQKHFVAGLTFGATKG; this comes from the coding sequence ATGTTTCCGATACCCGTTGCCCACTGGAAGCCGATATCGCGCCGGCTGTACAAGCTGTCGCTGCCCGTCGCGCTCGTGATCTGGCTGCTGCCGATGATCGCGGTGTTCGTCACGTCGGTGCGCTCGACCGAGGAGCTCGTCGAAGGCCACTACTGGGGCTGGCCTCGGCATTTCTCGATGATCGAGAACTATCGCGACGCGCTGACGACGTCGCCGATGCTGCATTACTTCTGGAACAGCGTGCAGATCACGGTGCCGTCGGTCATCGGCTCGATCGCGCTCGCGGCGATGGCCGGCTTCGCGCTGGCGACCTACCGGTTTCGCGGCAATACCGTGCTGTTCGGCACGTTCGTCGCCGGCAATTTCGTGCCGGTGCAGGTGCTGATGATTCCGGTGCGCGACCTGTCGCTGCGGCTCGGCGTGTTCAACACCGTCGAAGCGCTGATCCTGTTCCACGTCGCGTTTCAGACGGGGTTCTGCACGCTGTTCCTGCGCAACTTCATCAAGCAGTTGCCGTTCGAGCTGATCGAGGCGGCACGCATCGAAGGCGCGGGCGAATGGACGGTGTTCTGGCGCATCGTGCTGCCGCTGATCCGGCCGGCGCTGGCCGCGCTCGCGATTCTCGTGTTCACGTTCGTGTGGAACGATTACTTCTGGGCGCTGTGTCTGACGCAAGGCGACGAGGCCGCGCCGATCACGGCGGGTGTCGCGGCGCTGAAGGGGCAATGGACGACTTCGTGGAATCTCGTATCCGCCGGGTCGATTCTCGCCGCGCTGCCGTCGGTCGCGATGTTCTTCGCGATGCAGAAGCATTTCGTCGCGGGGCTCACGTTCGGCGCGACGAAAGGCTGA
- a CDS encoding DEAD/DEAH box helicase, protein MSFASLGLIEPLLRNLQGLNYQTPTPVQAKAIPVVLGGKDVMAAAQTGTGKTAGFALPLLQRLVQHGPAVSSNRARVLVLVPTRELAEQVLQSFVEYGKGLDLRFLAAYGGVSINPQMMKLRKGVDVLVATPGRLLDLNRQNAVQFDQVQTLVLDEADRMLDLGFARELDAVFAALPAKRQTLLFSATFSDEIRKMAAGILRSPVDISVSPPNATASKIKQWVVPVDKRNKPDLFMHLVAQNRWEHALVFVKTRNGVDYLALMLEKAGYAVDTIHGDKPQPARLRALERFKTGEVQMLVATDVAARGLDIDDLPLVINVDLPIVAQDYVHRIGRTGRAGASGVAVSLVCADEAPQLAAIEALIRQTLRREEEPGFEAEHRVPETSATGEIIKKPKKPKKPKVQQAAPVGRQAQPGKKPPTQGGEGKRKPVAQHAKPAVGTGTDYTIGSPFSVQKPRSKPAGKAAAGKPAGKSAGGRGKPGKPSR, encoded by the coding sequence ATGTCTTTTGCCTCGCTTGGCCTGATCGAGCCGTTACTGCGTAATCTGCAGGGCCTCAATTACCAGACACCCACGCCGGTGCAGGCCAAGGCGATTCCTGTGGTGCTCGGCGGCAAGGACGTCATGGCCGCGGCCCAGACCGGCACCGGCAAGACGGCCGGTTTCGCGCTGCCGCTGCTGCAACGGCTGGTGCAACACGGCCCGGCGGTATCCAGCAACCGCGCGCGCGTGCTGGTGCTGGTGCCCACGCGCGAGCTGGCCGAACAGGTGCTGCAAAGCTTCGTCGAGTACGGCAAAGGTCTCGATCTGCGATTTCTGGCCGCCTACGGCGGAGTGAGCATCAATCCTCAGATGATGAAGCTGCGCAAGGGCGTGGACGTGCTCGTTGCCACGCCGGGCCGCTTGCTCGACCTCAATCGCCAGAACGCGGTGCAGTTCGACCAGGTGCAGACGCTGGTGCTCGACGAAGCCGACCGCATGCTCGATCTCGGCTTCGCGCGCGAACTCGACGCGGTCTTTGCCGCGTTGCCCGCCAAGCGGCAGACGCTGTTGTTCTCGGCCACGTTCTCCGACGAGATCCGCAAGATGGCGGCCGGCATTCTGCGCAGCCCGGTCGATATCAGCGTCAGCCCGCCCAATGCCACGGCCAGCAAGATCAAGCAGTGGGTCGTGCCGGTCGACAAGCGGAACAAGCCCGACCTCTTCATGCACCTGGTGGCCCAGAACAGGTGGGAGCACGCGCTGGTGTTCGTCAAGACCCGCAACGGCGTCGACTATCTGGCGCTCATGCTGGAGAAGGCCGGCTATGCGGTCGATACGATCCACGGCGACAAGCCGCAACCCGCGCGTTTGCGCGCGCTGGAGCGTTTCAAGACGGGTGAAGTACAGATGCTGGTCGCCACCGATGTGGCGGCGCGCGGGCTGGATATCGACGATCTGCCGCTCGTGATCAACGTCGATCTGCCGATCGTCGCGCAAGACTACGTGCACCGTATTGGCCGGACCGGACGCGCGGGCGCGAGCGGCGTGGCGGTATCCCTCGTGTGCGCCGACGAAGCGCCGCAACTCGCCGCGATCGAAGCGCTGATCCGGCAGACGCTGCGGCGCGAAGAAGAGCCGGGTTTCGAAGCCGAACACCGCGTGCCGGAAACCAGCGCGACGGGCGAGATCATCAAGAAACCGAAAAAGCCGAAGAAGCCGAAGGTGCAGCAAGCTGCGCCGGTCGGCAGACAGGCGCAGCCGGGCAAGAAGCCGCCTACGCAAGGTGGCGAAGGCAAGCGCAAGCCCGTGGCGCAGCATGCGAAGCCCGCCGTCGGCACGGGAACGGACTACACCATCGGGAGCCCGTTCAGCGTGCAGAAGCCGCGCAGCAAACCGGCGGGCAAGGCGGCGGCGGGGAAGCCGGCCGGCAAATCGGCGGGTGGTCGGGGCAAGCCCGGCAAACCGTCCAGGTAG
- a CDS encoding LysR substrate-binding domain-containing protein, translating into MTEQSKNLQPGYAAHAYPLADLTRPLPPLAAIQSFVAAAQLGSVSKAADHLCRTQGAVSRQIQQLETHYRCALFVRHVSGLTLTAEGNALLTVAVDVLTQLVRHADVHARATSVLTLKLPSTFAVRWLLPRLPDIHRAMSGTELRISTSADDTPDFTTSDVDAIVVRGTGQWTGMAAIPLFSERLTPMCAPALAPSLRSVADLAQVDLLHPGPSHAEWRCWLDHVGARQIDAGRGLVFDTLELTLAASTEGHGIAIGDPRMARDRLRAGSLVTPFEDVAQDGLSYFLVYPPQRAAQPKIRALAEVLLRLARED; encoded by the coding sequence ATGACCGAACAATCGAAAAATTTGCAACCCGGGTATGCCGCGCATGCATACCCGCTGGCCGACCTGACGCGGCCGCTCCCGCCGTTGGCGGCGATTCAGTCGTTCGTCGCCGCGGCACAGCTGGGCAGCGTCAGCAAGGCTGCGGATCATCTATGCCGCACGCAAGGTGCGGTCAGCCGCCAGATACAGCAGCTGGAAACGCATTACCGATGCGCGCTCTTCGTGCGCCATGTATCGGGCCTGACGTTGACGGCAGAAGGCAATGCACTGCTGACGGTCGCGGTCGACGTGCTCACGCAATTGGTCCGGCACGCGGACGTTCATGCACGGGCGACTTCGGTGCTCACGTTGAAGTTGCCGTCCACGTTCGCCGTCCGCTGGCTGCTCCCGCGGCTGCCGGACATTCATCGCGCGATGAGCGGCACGGAGCTTCGTATTTCGACATCCGCGGACGATACGCCGGATTTCACGACGTCCGACGTCGATGCCATCGTCGTGCGCGGCACGGGACAGTGGACCGGCATGGCGGCGATACCGCTGTTCTCCGAGAGGCTCACGCCGATGTGCGCGCCCGCATTGGCACCCTCACTGCGATCCGTTGCCGATCTCGCGCAGGTCGATTTGCTGCATCCCGGGCCGAGCCACGCAGAGTGGCGGTGCTGGCTCGATCATGTCGGGGCACGCCAGATCGACGCCGGACGCGGACTCGTATTCGATACCCTCGAATTGACGCTCGCGGCATCGACGGAAGGACACGGCATTGCCATCGGCGACCCGCGAATGGCGAGAGACCGGCTCCGTGCCGGATCGCTGGTGACACCGTTCGAGGATGTGGCTCAAGACGGCCTGTCCTACTTCCTCGTCTATCCGCCCCAACGGGCGGCACAACCGAAAATCCGCGCGCTCGCCGAGGTCTTGCTACGACTTGCGCGAGAAGACTGA
- a CDS encoding nuclear transport factor 2 family protein yields the protein MDSTSESLHTQQVRAYLRELERGDVGAICALFTPDAQIFSPFLGWMQPEPFFSKVAAASGDSRITPIDICVSATGAPRATGYFIYDWALKDGSVARFECVDVFEFDIQGLIERMIIVYDTHPIRSTVGDKYA from the coding sequence TTGGACTCAACGTCGGAATCACTCCATACGCAACAGGTTCGCGCTTACCTTCGAGAACTGGAGCGAGGCGATGTCGGTGCGATCTGTGCGTTATTCACGCCGGACGCGCAGATTTTCTCGCCATTTCTCGGCTGGATGCAGCCCGAGCCCTTCTTTTCGAAGGTCGCCGCCGCGTCGGGCGACAGCAGAATTACACCGATCGACATCTGCGTCAGCGCAACCGGGGCCCCACGTGCGACAGGTTACTTCATCTACGACTGGGCCTTGAAAGACGGTTCGGTGGCGCGCTTCGAGTGCGTCGACGTGTTCGAGTTCGACATCCAGGGGCTCATCGAACGGATGATCATCGTCTACGACACCCATCCGATTCGCAGTACGGTCGGCGACAAGTACGCGTAG
- a CDS encoding ABC transporter substrate-binding protein, with protein MTHRPLRVAARQATAAVAFGLASLAMTTPADAGTLTVNIAFKGASQRAVWQSTIEAFHKAHPDIDVKPTFVDEEAYKVQLPAWLTTVAPDIVNWHAGERMAYYAKRGLFEDLSGDWTKNGWDAMYASTRSASSYNGKQYAAPTVYYSWGLFYRKDLFRKVGIADEPKTWDQFLDACKKLKAAGITPIAIGGRDAWTLAGWFDYLDLRLNGNAFHQQLMAGDVPYTDPRVKKVYTTWKSLIDSGYFIDNALSYDLDGAQPFLFQGKAAMMLMGTFIAAGFPPNVKQEMGYYRFPIIDPKVPTAEDGPVESLHIPTKAKNKADAHTFLAFVETPEMGAKLAEGLGSLSANSKSPEPADPISRIGFRILADTKGGVAQFYDRDMTKEMADEGMKGMQQFLANPAQLDTVLAQLEQTRKRIYKK; from the coding sequence ATGACCCATCGCCCCCTTCGCGTCGCTGCCCGCCAGGCGACCGCCGCCGTCGCCTTCGGCCTCGCGTCGCTCGCCATGACGACGCCTGCCGATGCCGGCACGCTGACCGTCAACATCGCATTCAAGGGCGCGAGCCAGCGCGCGGTGTGGCAATCGACGATCGAAGCGTTCCACAAGGCCCATCCCGACATCGACGTGAAGCCGACCTTCGTCGACGAGGAAGCGTACAAGGTGCAGCTCCCCGCGTGGCTCACCACCGTCGCGCCGGACATCGTGAACTGGCACGCGGGCGAGCGGATGGCGTATTACGCGAAGCGCGGGCTGTTCGAGGACCTGAGCGGCGACTGGACGAAGAACGGCTGGGACGCGATGTATGCGTCGACGCGCAGCGCGTCGTCCTATAACGGCAAACAGTACGCGGCGCCGACCGTCTACTACTCGTGGGGGCTGTTCTACCGCAAGGACCTGTTCCGCAAGGTCGGCATCGCCGACGAACCGAAGACCTGGGACCAGTTTCTCGATGCATGCAAGAAGCTGAAGGCCGCGGGCATCACGCCGATCGCGATCGGCGGCCGCGACGCGTGGACGCTCGCCGGCTGGTTCGACTATCTCGACCTGCGCCTGAACGGCAACGCGTTCCACCAGCAACTGATGGCCGGCGACGTGCCGTACACCGACCCGCGCGTGAAGAAGGTCTACACGACGTGGAAATCGCTGATCGACTCGGGCTACTTCATCGACAACGCGCTGTCCTACGATCTCGACGGCGCACAGCCGTTCCTGTTCCAGGGCAAGGCCGCGATGATGCTGATGGGCACCTTCATCGCGGCGGGTTTCCCGCCGAACGTGAAGCAGGAAATGGGCTATTACCGCTTCCCGATCATCGACCCGAAGGTGCCGACCGCCGAGGACGGCCCGGTCGAATCGCTGCACATCCCGACCAAGGCGAAGAACAAGGCCGACGCGCACACGTTCCTCGCGTTCGTCGAAACCCCCGAGATGGGTGCGAAGCTCGCCGAAGGGCTCGGCTCGCTGTCGGCCAACAGCAAGTCGCCCGAGCCGGCCGATCCGATCTCGCGCATCGGCTTCCGGATCCTCGCCGACACGAAGGGCGGCGTCGCGCAGTTCTACGACCGCGACATGACCAAGGAAATGGCCGACGAGGGGATGAAGGGCATGCAGCAGTTCCTCGCGAATCCCGCGCAGCTCGATACGGTGCTCGCGCAACTCGAACAGACCCGCAAGCGGATCTACAAGAAGTGA
- a CDS encoding beta-galactosidase yields the protein MRLGVCYYPEHWPESMWADDARRMKALGIEQVRIAEFAWSRIEPSPGEYDWGWLDRAVDVLGAAGLEIVMCTPTATPPKWLVDRHPDILAIGADGLPRKFGSRRHYDFSSPVYLEASRQICTAVAERYGRHPAVRYWQTDNELGCHQTVVSYSPAALVRFREWLKARYGTIDALNRAWGTVFWSMEYRHFDEVDAPVGTVTEAHPSHRLDYRRFASDELARYHRMQVDVIRAHSPGRPVAHNFMQLFTEFDHYEVARDLDLATWDSYPLGALEELWFAPDVKARWLRTGHPDFASFNHDLYRGMSKLPFWVMEQQPGPVNWAHWNPAPLPGMVRLWSWEAFAHGAGCVSYFRWRQAPFAQEQMHAGLNTPDNRLDEGGREAQRVAREIAAVLDAGADADANGAVRAPVALVFDYDAKWLFEVQPQGADFHYPRFAFEYYSALRSLGLDVDIVSAHAPLDGYRLVVVPPLPVVPDDFASRLAASGAHAVFGPRTGSKTIDLQIPPALPPGPLASILPIRVWRVESLRPNVTERVDGTLRDGSPLAGDARHWRDLVELTDDDTRSVVHARFADGHPACLSHGTLHYWAALFDEATTVRLFADIAAEAGLAPTPLGDAVRVSRRGGLTYVFNYAGTPHTIDDVPPSAFVVGAAQVEPQGVAVYRSRS from the coding sequence ATGCGCCTCGGAGTCTGTTACTACCCGGAACACTGGCCGGAATCGATGTGGGCCGACGACGCCCGCCGGATGAAAGCGCTCGGCATCGAGCAGGTGCGGATCGCCGAATTCGCGTGGAGCCGCATCGAGCCGTCGCCGGGCGAATACGACTGGGGCTGGCTCGACCGTGCGGTCGACGTGCTCGGCGCGGCCGGCCTCGAAATCGTGATGTGCACGCCGACCGCGACGCCGCCGAAATGGCTGGTCGACCGCCATCCCGACATCCTCGCGATCGGTGCCGACGGCCTGCCGCGCAAGTTCGGTTCGCGCCGCCACTACGATTTCTCGTCGCCGGTCTATCTCGAAGCGTCGCGCCAGATCTGCACGGCGGTCGCCGAACGCTACGGTCGCCACCCGGCCGTGCGCTACTGGCAGACCGACAACGAACTCGGCTGCCACCAGACCGTCGTCAGCTATTCGCCGGCCGCGCTCGTGCGCTTTCGCGAATGGCTGAAAGCGCGCTACGGCACGATCGACGCGCTGAACCGCGCATGGGGCACCGTGTTCTGGAGCATGGAGTACCGCCATTTCGACGAAGTGGACGCGCCCGTGGGCACCGTGACCGAAGCCCATCCGTCGCATCGCCTCGATTACCGGCGCTTCGCGTCCGACGAGCTCGCACGCTATCACCGGATGCAGGTCGACGTGATCCGCGCGCATTCGCCGGGCCGCCCGGTCGCGCACAACTTCATGCAGCTCTTCACCGAGTTCGATCACTACGAAGTCGCGCGCGACCTCGATCTCGCGACGTGGGACAGCTATCCGCTCGGCGCGCTCGAGGAGCTGTGGTTCGCACCCGACGTGAAGGCGCGCTGGCTGCGTACCGGCCATCCGGATTTCGCGTCGTTCAATCACGACCTGTACCGCGGCATGTCGAAGCTGCCGTTCTGGGTGATGGAGCAGCAGCCGGGCCCCGTGAACTGGGCACACTGGAACCCCGCGCCGCTGCCGGGCATGGTACGGCTGTGGAGCTGGGAAGCGTTCGCGCACGGTGCCGGCTGCGTGTCGTACTTCCGCTGGCGGCAGGCGCCGTTCGCGCAGGAGCAGATGCACGCGGGCCTGAACACACCCGACAACCGGCTCGACGAAGGCGGCCGCGAAGCGCAGCGCGTCGCGCGGGAGATTGCCGCCGTGCTCGACGCCGGCGCCGATGCCGACGCGAACGGCGCGGTGCGCGCACCCGTCGCGCTGGTGTTCGACTACGACGCGAAGTGGCTGTTCGAAGTGCAGCCGCAAGGGGCCGATTTCCACTACCCGCGTTTCGCATTCGAGTACTACTCGGCGCTGCGTTCGCTCGGGCTCGACGTCGACATCGTTTCCGCGCACGCGCCGCTCGACGGCTACCGGCTCGTCGTCGTGCCGCCGCTGCCGGTCGTGCCGGACGATTTCGCGTCGCGGCTCGCCGCGTCGGGCGCCCATGCGGTGTTCGGCCCGCGCACCGGCTCGAAAACCATCGACCTGCAGATTCCGCCGGCGTTGCCGCCCGGCCCCCTCGCATCGATCCTGCCGATACGCGTGTGGCGCGTCGAGTCGCTGCGGCCGAACGTCACCGAACGGGTCGACGGCACGCTGCGCGACGGTTCGCCGCTCGCGGGCGACGCGCGTCACTGGCGCGATCTCGTCGAGCTCACCGACGACGACACGCGCAGCGTCGTGCACGCACGTTTCGCCGACGGTCATCCGGCCTGCCTGTCGCACGGCACGCTGCATTACTGGGCCGCGCTGTTCGACGAGGCGACCACCGTGCGCCTGTTCGCCGATATCGCGGCCGAAGCGGGCCTGGCCCCGACGCCGCTCGGCGACGCCGTACGCGTGAGCCGGCGCGGCGGCCTGACTTACGTATTCAACTACGCGGGCACGCCGCACACGATCGACGACGTGCCGCCGTCCGCGTTCGTGGTCGGCGCCGCGCAGGTCGAGCCGCAAGGCGTCGCCGTGTATCGAAGCCGTTCGTAG